The following proteins are co-located in the Mycolicibacterium goodii genome:
- the rnpA gene encoding ribonuclease P protein component produces the protein MLPARNRMRRSAEFSVTVSRGVRAAQPDVVVHALRNDSNEAEANGPRIGLIVSKSVGNAVERHRVSRRLRHVARTFVSGLDPADLIVIRARPSSRDAASSHLERQLRQALERVSSKRGTSP, from the coding sequence GTGCTTCCGGCTCGTAACCGGATGAGGCGGTCCGCGGAGTTCAGTGTCACCGTCAGTCGCGGCGTGCGTGCCGCGCAACCCGATGTCGTCGTACATGCGTTACGCAATGACAGCAACGAGGCGGAGGCGAACGGGCCGCGGATCGGCCTGATCGTGTCCAAATCCGTCGGCAATGCGGTGGAGCGTCATCGGGTGTCGCGGCGTCTGCGGCACGTCGCCAGAACGTTCGTATCGGGTCTGGACCCGGCCGATCTGATCGTGATCCGGGCCAGGCCGAGCAGTCGTGATGCCGCGTCGTCCCATCTGGAACGACAGCTGCGTCAAGCGCTCGAGCGGGTGAGCTCGAAGCGCGGGACGTCCCCATGA
- the rpmH gene encoding 50S ribosomal protein L34, whose protein sequence is MAKGKRTFQPNNRRRARVHGFRLRMRTRAGRAIVANRRSKGRRALTA, encoded by the coding sequence GTGGCCAAGGGCAAGCGGACCTTCCAGCCCAACAACCGCCGCCGTGCACGTGTTCACGGGTTCCGGCTGCGGATGCGCACCCGCGCCGGCCGCGCGATCGTTGCCAACCGGCGTAGCAAGGGCCGTCGCGCGCTCACTGCGTGA